The Metabacillus sediminilitoris genome window below encodes:
- a CDS encoding helix-turn-helix domain-containing protein gives MKMQDLQYICKLIYESFHIPVIYINENDVVELEFTSLNIESPFHTSKQEMLKPFQFYKDHFPFPLFVTTDYYENYFMIQVMDHNQYKGTIIVGPTLPYDLTNERVNALIHDMPIRKDLSEKLVHYYELLPRLSNMKFINISMQLYYMLFQKTLDPADIILKNIELGEDLLKIEDPHVAISQKRENVSFHHDFMYEKRLFQYIKEGRKDEFLKIYKLSPEKGELGVLSKKSQLRNSKNLGITAITLATRAAMEGGLHHEIAYTLSDLYIQNLEELTDMKTVDAFMEQALSDFADRVRKHKQHRYSKPINRCLNFIYTHLYEDLTLTSLANLVDLHPNYLSSLFKKEVGISIAEYIQRTKVDEAKSLLTFTNYSLLKITTILNFHDQSYFTKVFRKYTGVTPKKYKNTLEKGQ, from the coding sequence ATGAAAATGCAGGATTTACAATATATTTGCAAACTGATTTATGAATCTTTTCACATTCCTGTTATTTACATAAATGAAAATGATGTTGTGGAGTTAGAATTTACTTCTCTGAATATTGAAAGCCCATTTCACACATCCAAACAAGAAATGTTAAAGCCATTTCAATTTTATAAGGATCATTTCCCATTCCCCTTATTCGTCACAACGGATTACTATGAAAATTATTTTATGATTCAAGTGATGGATCATAATCAATACAAAGGGACAATCATTGTCGGCCCTACCCTTCCATATGACCTTACCAATGAAAGAGTAAATGCACTGATTCATGATATGCCTATCCGAAAGGATTTAAGTGAGAAACTCGTCCATTATTATGAATTACTTCCTCGTTTATCAAATATGAAATTTATCAACATCAGTATGCAGCTGTACTATATGCTTTTTCAAAAAACGCTGGATCCGGCAGATATCATTCTTAAAAACATAGAATTGGGAGAAGACTTATTAAAAATTGAAGATCCTCATGTGGCAATTTCACAAAAACGGGAAAATGTGTCGTTTCACCATGATTTTATGTATGAGAAAAGGCTATTTCAATACATTAAAGAAGGAAGAAAGGACGAATTTTTAAAAATATATAAGTTAAGCCCTGAGAAAGGAGAGTTAGGAGTATTATCTAAAAAAAGTCAATTACGTAATAGTAAGAACCTCGGCATCACTGCAATTACACTAGCAACACGTGCTGCAATGGAAGGTGGACTTCACCATGAAATTGCCTATACACTAAGCGACTTGTATATTCAAAACCTTGAAGAATTAACGGATATGAAAACAGTTGATGCCTTTATGGAACAAGCCTTAAGCGATTTTGCTGACCGGGTACGGAAACATAAACAACATAGATACTCTAAACCTATTAATAGGTGTTTAAATTTTATCTACACTCACCTTTACGAAGATTTAACCCTTACAAGTCTAGCTAACCTTGTTGATCTGCATCCTAATTATTTATCTTCTCTTTTTAAAAAAGAAGTAGGAATTTCAATAGCTGAATATATTCAACGAACAAAAGTAGATGAAGCCAAGTCGTTATTAACATTTACCAACTATTCATTATTAAAAATTACTACGATTTTAAATTTTCATGACCAAAGCTATTTTACTAAAGTGTTTAGAAAATATACGGGGGTTACGCCGAAGAAGTATAAAAATACTCTAGAGAAGGGTCAATAG
- a CDS encoding glycoside hydrolase family 3 C-terminal domain-containing protein produces the protein MTKDIKSLISQMTLEEKADLCSGKDFWNLKGIERLGIPSIMVTDGPHGLRKQNIGADHLGLFDSVPATCFPSAAGMASSWDRKLIQKVGVALGEECQAEDVAVLLGPGANIKRSPLCGRNFEYFSEDPYLSSEMAANHIQGVQSQGVGTSLKHFAANNQEHRRMSTDVIVDERTFREIYLASFEGAVKQSQPWTVMCSYNKVNGEYASENNYLLNEILKEEWGFEGFVVSDWGAVNERDVALANGLELEMPASKGIGENKVIEALQNGTLSEEKLDAAVERILRIIFKAVEEKKENATYDKEAHHQLARETARESMVLLKNEDSILPLKKEGNIAVIGEFAKAPRYQGGGSSHINPTKLENIVEEIEKTAGSTVNVAYAQGYFRDKDTIDETLIEEAKEVASQSENVILFAGLPDRYESEGYDRVHLHIPENQKRLIEAVAEVNQNIVVVLSNGAPIEMPWLDKVKGLLEGYLGGQALGGAIADILFGDANPSGKLAETFPNQLSDNPSYLFFPGDGDRVVYREGIYVGYRYYDTKNVEPLFPFGYGLSYTTFEYNNLSVSSKVIKDSETLTVTVNVKNTGAVAGKEVVQLYVKDVESSISRPVKELKGFEKIELQSGEEKAVTFTLDKRSFAYYNTELKDWHVESGEFELLVGKSSKDIVLSEKVRVESTVELPLQVHRNTTVGDLLSNPKVAPLAKELLVKAQEGSPFAAAAEDQGDFNEMMEAMMKYMPLRALSNFSNGNFTEEKLQDMIKQLNDVQKKTIVN, from the coding sequence ATGACGAAAGATATTAAATCTCTTATTTCACAAATGACATTAGAAGAAAAAGCAGATCTATGTTCCGGTAAAGATTTTTGGAACTTAAAAGGAATAGAACGACTAGGTATACCATCTATTATGGTAACAGATGGTCCGCACGGATTACGCAAACAAAATATAGGCGCCGATCACTTAGGATTATTTGACAGTGTACCAGCAACTTGCTTTCCATCTGCAGCGGGAATGGCTAGCTCATGGGATCGTAAGCTTATCCAGAAAGTTGGGGTAGCTCTAGGAGAAGAGTGCCAAGCGGAAGATGTTGCTGTTCTTCTAGGACCAGGTGCAAATATTAAACGTTCACCTTTGTGCGGACGTAACTTTGAGTATTTCTCAGAAGATCCGTATCTTTCATCGGAAATGGCAGCTAATCATATTCAAGGTGTTCAAAGTCAAGGCGTTGGAACATCACTTAAGCATTTTGCAGCAAACAACCAGGAGCACCGCAGAATGTCAACAGATGTAATTGTTGATGAAAGAACGTTCCGTGAAATTTACTTGGCAAGCTTTGAAGGAGCAGTTAAGCAATCACAACCATGGACTGTTATGTGTTCCTACAATAAAGTTAATGGTGAATATGCCTCTGAAAATAACTACTTATTAAATGAAATCTTAAAAGAAGAATGGGGCTTTGAAGGCTTTGTTGTTTCTGATTGGGGAGCAGTAAATGAACGTGATGTTGCCCTTGCAAATGGTCTAGAGCTCGAAATGCCGGCTTCAAAAGGTATTGGCGAAAACAAGGTCATTGAAGCCCTTCAAAATGGTACTTTATCTGAAGAAAAGCTTGATGCTGCTGTAGAACGTATTTTACGTATTATTTTTAAGGCAGTAGAAGAAAAGAAAGAAAACGCAACGTATGACAAAGAAGCACATCATCAGCTAGCAAGAGAGACAGCTAGAGAAAGTATGGTGTTATTGAAAAATGAAGACAGCATCCTACCGCTTAAAAAAGAGGGAAATATTGCGGTAATCGGAGAATTTGCTAAGGCACCAAGATATCAAGGTGGAGGAAGCTCTCATATTAATCCAACAAAGCTTGAAAACATTGTTGAAGAAATTGAAAAAACAGCCGGGTCAACAGTAAATGTTGCCTATGCTCAAGGCTACTTTCGTGATAAAGATACAATTGATGAAACATTAATTGAAGAAGCTAAAGAAGTTGCTTCACAATCGGAAAATGTTATCTTGTTTGCGGGTTTACCAGATCGCTATGAATCTGAAGGATATGATCGTGTACACTTACACATTCCAGAAAATCAAAAGCGTCTTATTGAAGCTGTTGCTGAAGTAAATCAAAATATAGTTGTTGTTCTAAGTAATGGTGCACCAATTGAAATGCCTTGGTTAGACAAAGTAAAAGGATTACTTGAGGGCTATCTTGGAGGGCAGGCACTTGGCGGGGCAATTGCAGACATTCTATTTGGCGATGCAAACCCAAGTGGAAAGCTTGCAGAAACATTTCCTAACCAATTAAGTGACAATCCGTCTTATCTGTTCTTCCCTGGTGATGGAGACAGAGTAGTGTATCGTGAAGGAATATATGTTGGATATCGCTATTACGATACAAAAAATGTAGAGCCATTATTCCCATTTGGATATGGATTAAGCTATACAACATTCGAATATAACAATCTATCAGTTAGCTCAAAGGTAATAAAAGATTCAGAAACACTCACTGTTACAGTGAATGTGAAAAATACAGGAGCTGTTGCTGGTAAAGAAGTTGTTCAGCTTTATGTAAAAGATGTAGAAAGCAGCATTAGCAGACCTGTAAAGGAATTAAAAGGGTTTGAAAAAATTGAACTACAGTCTGGTGAGGAAAAGGCAGTTACCTTTACTTTAGATAAGCGTTCATTTGCTTACTACAATACAGAGTTAAAAGATTGGCATGTAGAAAGCGGAGAATTTGAACTATTGGTAGGAAAAAGCTCTAAAGATATTGTCTTATCAGAAAAAGTTCGAGTTGAATCAACTGTTGAACTTCCATTACAAGTTCATCGTAATACAACAGTAGGTGACCTGCTTTCAAACCCTAAAGTAGCACCACTTGCGAAAGAATTACTCGTAAAAGCGCAAGAAGGAAGCCCATTTGCAGCTGCCGCTGAAGATCAAGGTGATTTTAATGAAATGATGGAAGCGATGATGAAATATATGCCATTGCGGGCATTATCAAACTTTAGTAACGGTAACTTTACTGAAGAAAAGCTGCAGGATATGATTAAACAGTTAAATGACGTACAGAAAAAAACGATTGTGAACTAA
- a CDS encoding citrate:proton symporter, with protein sequence MISYFLWELVCMLTILALLMIIVFIVLLSKNKLSVFGALTIVPFVFGAIATFVTGASFLDLFEWIKEGILFSVDEETGKVSTGVISPAIVILFAVLYFGLMLNVGLFDPLCEFFIKKAKGDPLKVTMATVLTATVVTMNGDTTTTIIICVAAFLQLYKQMNIKLIYLAIIIVTPIGIFNQLPWGGPTIAASTAMGVSISELFADLLPGMIVAEVFAIFMAYFIGIKERKRLNFDPKTAKDISPEQMESMLNAIRLKDPELKRPKLYAFNLILTLAILVMLVMDVAHGGVLFGIGAAIALTVNYKSASLINERIDDLAADALAPALATLAAGVFSGVLTGSGMSTALATSITAIIPESLGTNMAPIYALIAAPAITFLPQDAFYFGIAGVMSDVMGQYGISASEAAVASMVGQAFRLISPVIPALYMLVDSTETNFVNFQIKYVIYAWPIIFIYLAVYTLTGALPI encoded by the coding sequence TTGATTTCATACTTTTTATGGGAGCTGGTTTGTATGTTAACAATCCTAGCATTATTAATGATCATTGTATTCATTGTACTTCTCTCAAAAAATAAATTATCTGTATTTGGGGCATTAACTATTGTTCCATTTGTTTTTGGAGCAATTGCAACCTTTGTAACAGGTGCTTCCTTTTTGGACCTCTTTGAATGGATTAAAGAAGGTATTTTATTTAGTGTAGATGAAGAAACTGGAAAGGTTTCTACTGGGGTTATTTCACCTGCTATTGTTATCTTATTTGCGGTGTTGTATTTTGGTTTAATGCTTAATGTTGGTTTGTTTGACCCTTTATGCGAATTCTTTATTAAAAAAGCAAAAGGGGACCCATTGAAAGTTACAATGGCAACAGTTTTAACTGCGACAGTAGTCACTATGAATGGTGATACTACTACAACTATTATTATTTGTGTTGCTGCTTTTCTTCAACTTTATAAACAAATGAATATTAAGCTAATTTATCTAGCTATTATTATTGTTACACCTATTGGAATTTTTAATCAGTTACCATGGGGAGGCCCAACAATTGCTGCAAGCACAGCAATGGGTGTAAGTATTAGCGAATTGTTTGCAGATTTATTGCCAGGAATGATAGTTGCTGAAGTATTTGCAATTTTTATGGCTTATTTTATCGGAATAAAAGAGAGAAAACGCTTAAACTTTGATCCTAAGACTGCTAAAGATATTTCTCCAGAGCAAATGGAAAGCATGTTAAATGCTATTCGGCTAAAAGATCCTGAATTAAAGAGGCCTAAACTATATGCTTTTAATTTGATTTTAACGCTTGCTATTTTAGTTATGCTTGTGATGGATGTTGCACATGGAGGTGTTTTATTTGGTATAGGTGCAGCAATTGCCCTTACGGTAAACTATAAGTCTGCAAGTCTTATTAATGAAAGAATTGATGATTTAGCAGCAGATGCTTTAGCACCAGCTTTGGCAACTTTGGCTGCCGGGGTTTTCTCTGGTGTATTGACAGGTAGTGGGATGTCAACTGCTTTAGCAACATCTATTACAGCTATTATCCCAGAATCATTAGGTACAAATATGGCACCAATCTACGCGTTAATTGCAGCACCTGCCATTACATTTTTACCGCAAGATGCTTTCTATTTTGGGATTGCTGGCGTTATGTCAGATGTTATGGGGCAATATGGAATTTCTGCTAGTGAAGCGGCAGTAGCTTCCATGGTGGGACAGGCATTCCGTCTAATTTCACCAGTTATTCCAGCTCTCTATATGTTAGTTGATTCTACGGAGACAAACTTTGTAAACTTTCAAATAAAGTATGTCATTTATGCTTGGCCAATTATATTTATATACCTTGCTGTTTATACATTAACAGGGGCATTGCCGATCTAG
- the ttdA gene encoding L(+)-tartrate dehydratase subunit alpha: MSIIIDKVQQKEKMTNLMSKFISLVSYKLPDDVENRLKELSEEEDNRLAKIIYKTMFENQKLAYELKRPSCQDTGVLQFFVKCGENFPLIGQLDSILKNSVYKSTQETPLRHNSVETFDEYNTGKNIGDGSPSIFWEIEEDSDKVEIYTYMAGGGCTLPGVATVLMPGEGYEGVVKFVLDRMTSYGINACPPLLVGVGVGTSVETAAMNSKKALMRSVGSRNENENAAKMEKLLEDGINAIGLGPQGLKGSKSVMGVNVVNTARHPSTIGVAVNTGCWSHRRGKITFDSNLNYEINTHEGVTL; encoded by the coding sequence ATGAGCATTATTATAGATAAGGTACAGCAAAAAGAAAAGATGACTAATTTGATGTCAAAATTCATTTCACTTGTCAGCTACAAACTTCCTGATGATGTAGAAAATAGATTAAAAGAATTAAGTGAAGAGGAAGATAACCGACTTGCTAAAATCATTTACAAAACAATGTTTGAGAATCAGAAACTAGCTTATGAGTTAAAGAGACCTTCATGTCAGGATACAGGTGTTCTCCAGTTTTTTGTTAAGTGCGGAGAGAATTTCCCCCTTATTGGGCAGTTAGATAGTATTCTGAAGAATAGTGTGTATAAGTCAACTCAAGAAACACCATTACGACACAATTCTGTCGAAACATTTGATGAATACAATACAGGAAAGAACATCGGTGACGGTTCACCAAGTATCTTCTGGGAGATTGAAGAAGACAGTGATAAAGTGGAAATTTATACTTATATGGCAGGTGGCGGCTGTACCCTTCCTGGAGTCGCAACAGTTCTAATGCCAGGTGAAGGCTATGAAGGTGTAGTAAAGTTTGTACTCGATCGGATGACTAGTTATGGAATTAACGCCTGTCCTCCACTTCTTGTTGGTGTAGGCGTCGGTACCTCTGTAGAAACAGCTGCTATGAACTCTAAAAAAGCTCTTATGAGAAGTGTTGGAAGTCGTAATGAAAATGAAAATGCTGCTAAGATGGAAAAGCTTCTTGAGGACGGAATTAACGCTATTGGCCTTGGACCTCAGGGACTTAAGGGATCTAAATCTGTTATGGGTGTAAATGTTGTCAATACAGCTAGACATCCTTCAACTATTGGAGTTGCCGTTAACACAGGATGCTGGTCCCATAGACGAGGAAAAATTACATTTGACAGTAATTTGAATTATGAGATTAATACTCACGAGGGGGTAACACTATGA
- the ttdB gene encoding L(+)-tartrate dehydratase subunit beta produces MSKKVLTTPIKDEDLKDIRIGDIIYLTGTLVTCRDVAHRRLIEEKIPLPVDLKGKAIFHAGPIVRDLGNEEYEIVSIGPTTSMRMEKFEKEFIEETGVKLIVGKGGMGKNTEEGCRTHKALHLVFPAGNAVYAATSVEQIKEVHWKDLGMPESLWVCEVNEFGPLIVSIDAEGNNIFEENKVEFNKKKEEQYKLISEQVRFIK; encoded by the coding sequence ATGAGCAAGAAGGTATTAACAACACCTATAAAAGATGAAGATCTTAAGGATATACGAATTGGGGACATTATCTACCTAACTGGTACACTGGTTACTTGCAGGGATGTTGCTCACAGAAGACTTATTGAAGAAAAAATCCCATTGCCTGTAGACCTTAAGGGAAAAGCTATTTTCCACGCAGGTCCCATTGTTAGAGACCTTGGCAATGAAGAGTATGAGATTGTTTCTATCGGTCCGACAACTAGTATGAGAATGGAAAAGTTTGAAAAGGAATTTATCGAAGAAACAGGTGTTAAACTCATTGTTGGAAAAGGTGGAATGGGAAAGAACACCGAAGAAGGATGCAGAACTCATAAGGCACTGCATCTCGTCTTTCCAGCCGGAAATGCTGTTTATGCTGCAACAAGTGTTGAACAAATCAAAGAAGTACACTGGAAAGACCTCGGAATGCCTGAATCTCTTTGGGTATGTGAAGTGAATGAGTTCGGTCCTCTTATTGTTTCCATTGATGCAGAAGGAAATAACATCTTTGAAGAAAATAAGGTGGAGTTCAATAAAAAGAAGGAAGAACAATATAAGTTAATTAGTGAGCAGGTAAGATTCATCAAGTAA
- a CDS encoding fumarylacetoacetate hydrolase family protein, with amino-acid sequence MHVLQKTQIIVRYQLQNGKVYYGIVEDDEILQLSSNFIEITNNELKFDGSRVKYHDVKILEPVVPSKIVNFGWTYAGHAKETGGQANLKEPFLFLKPASSVIPDQGEIILPSSDLTKQVEMEGEVALVIGKRGKNIKEEEALDYIFGCTIFNDVTARDLTKKDPQFTRGKGFDTFGPLGPCIVKGIDPTNLRIVTTLNGKVVQEGNTNQMSLSIPYLISWISQVMTLEPGDVLATGSPSGSCPMKSGDIVAVEVEQIGKLCNYVK; translated from the coding sequence ATGCACGTCCTACAAAAAACACAAATAATAGTTCGCTATCAACTACAGAACGGTAAAGTATATTACGGTATTGTTGAAGATGATGAAATTTTACAATTGTCTAGTAATTTTATCGAAATTACAAACAATGAACTGAAATTTGATGGATCAAGAGTTAAATATCATGATGTGAAGATTCTGGAGCCTGTAGTACCATCAAAAATAGTTAATTTTGGCTGGACCTATGCTGGACACGCAAAAGAAACGGGGGGGCAGGCCAATCTCAAAGAACCGTTTTTGTTTTTAAAACCGGCATCTTCGGTGATTCCCGATCAGGGGGAAATCATTCTTCCCTCAAGTGATTTAACCAAGCAGGTGGAAATGGAGGGGGAAGTGGCACTCGTTATTGGTAAACGCGGCAAAAATATAAAAGAAGAAGAGGCATTGGATTATATTTTTGGCTGTACGATATTTAATGATGTGACTGCAAGAGATCTTACTAAAAAGGATCCCCAGTTTACGCGCGGCAAAGGTTTTGATACCTTTGGCCCCTTGGGTCCGTGTATTGTAAAAGGAATAGATCCAACTAATTTACGAATCGTTACAACATTAAACGGAAAAGTCGTACAAGAGGGTAATACGAATCAGATGTCACTTTCCATTCCTTACCTTATCAGTTGGATTTCACAGGTTATGACACTAGAGCCGGGTGATGTATTGGCTACTGGTTCGCCTTCTGGAAGTTGTCCAATGAAGTCGGGAGATATTGTAGCTGTTGAAGTAGAGCAAATTGGTAAGCTTTGTAACTATGTAAAATAG
- a CDS encoding GntR family transcriptional regulator — translation MNNQKTPQTPDTNVKRLDQSELSLAVRSFLSTLDVNGETRLPQRAYLAVRHAIRHLQLPPGQTVLEREMAEILGMSRTPVRESLVRLETEGWVRLIPRRGFIVAPLVADDLQQIYEVVEALDGVAGRLATGRATQEELNQLEHLIEEQEKALERNDLLAWTDLDDQFHNFIVDLAQNPRLRGIVDSQSDQLYRARLYTIGLRPKPTRSVIEHKAILSVMRAGEPDAVRTMLQSHRYRARNEILEALRSMPPLPEEKR, via the coding sequence ATGAATAATCAAAAAACACCTCAAACACCTGATACTAATGTTAAAAGATTAGATCAGTCTGAACTTTCACTAGCTGTTCGTTCATTTTTGTCAACTTTAGATGTAAATGGAGAAACACGATTGCCACAACGTGCTTATCTAGCTGTTCGACATGCCATTCGGCATCTTCAATTACCTCCTGGACAGACTGTGCTGGAAAGGGAAATGGCAGAAATCCTCGGCATGAGCAGGACACCTGTACGTGAATCACTTGTCCGTTTGGAAACGGAAGGATGGGTGCGGCTCATACCGCGTCGTGGTTTTATTGTTGCACCACTTGTAGCAGATGATCTTCAACAAATTTATGAAGTAGTGGAAGCTCTGGATGGTGTTGCAGGCAGACTTGCTACTGGCCGTGCTACTCAAGAAGAGTTAAATCAACTTGAGCATCTGATTGAAGAACAAGAAAAGGCACTAGAACGAAACGATCTACTTGCATGGACGGACCTTGATGATCAATTTCATAATTTCATTGTTGATTTGGCACAAAATCCACGCCTTAGAGGGATTGTGGATAGTCAGTCTGACCAACTCTATCGCGCACGGTTATATACAATCGGGCTTCGACCAAAGCCAACACGTTCAGTGATTGAACATAAGGCAATTTTATCAGTCATGCGAGCCGGTGAGCCTGATGCTGTACGAACTATGTTGCAGTCTCATCGTTATAGAGCGCGCAACGAAATTCTAGAGGCTCTTCGATCTATGCCTCCATTACCGGAAGAGAAACGATAA